The following coding sequences lie in one Spirosoma sp. KUDC1026 genomic window:
- a CDS encoding DUF433 domain-containing protein — translation MNWQNFITSDPAVMFGKPVITGTRIPVDLILEKLGNGETIPQLLDAYPRVTEPALYACLLFASEIIKNEVVYAKAG, via the coding sequence ATGAACTGGCAGAATTTTATTACCTCGGACCCGGCAGTCATGTTTGGCAAACCTGTGATTACAGGCACCCGTATTCCGGTTGATTTAATCCTTGAGAAACTGGGCAATGGTGAGACGATTCCTCAGTTGTTAGATGCCTATCCGCGGGTAACAGAGCCAGCTTTATATGCCTGCCTGCTGTTTGCTTCAGAAATAATAAAGAATGAGGTCGTTTATGCAAAAGCTGGATGA
- a CDS encoding sensor histidine kinase — translation MQSALLTVAASEPFVKRWLWNREIRIFLIHYGVWVIVSLIGGWLELQFIPADRLEEATPILAHYRNDWWGYVQMTLIADLVYLIPVHVSYWVFQRSMRTGRAWALVLFGLYMLVYFFVQSLLYGILVGALGWPVKNQEALSTIVITWIYTVIFIAVRAYRQNRRRQKELELQRTRAELQALKAQVNPHFMFNTLNNLYGTAITGNMDRTAAGIEQLSSVMRHITEASQQDVILIEQELRFVEDTVELHRMRVPQTESIQIRAVMDWDEKPAQIAPLLLNPLVENAFKYGISMQRPSFVDISIRVTDGTLTGTIRNSIVSRTQLEKGTGTGLKNVRQRLALAYPNRHLLRIEQTNDEFIVYLTINL, via the coding sequence ATGCAATCCGCTTTGTTGACTGTAGCTGCGTCTGAGCCTTTCGTAAAACGATGGCTCTGGAACCGGGAAATTCGTATTTTCCTGATTCACTACGGCGTTTGGGTCATTGTTAGTCTGATCGGTGGCTGGCTTGAACTCCAATTTATCCCCGCCGACCGACTGGAGGAAGCCACGCCAATACTGGCGCACTACCGGAATGACTGGTGGGGTTATGTTCAGATGACCTTGATCGCTGATCTGGTTTATCTCATTCCAGTGCATGTTTCGTACTGGGTGTTTCAGAGATCGATGAGGACGGGTAGGGCATGGGCGCTGGTACTGTTTGGCCTGTACATGCTGGTCTATTTTTTCGTCCAGTCTTTGCTGTATGGCATTCTAGTAGGCGCATTGGGGTGGCCGGTTAAGAACCAGGAAGCGCTATCGACCATCGTCATTACGTGGATCTACACGGTAATTTTTATTGCGGTACGGGCGTACCGGCAGAACCGCCGTCGACAAAAGGAACTGGAGTTACAGCGCACACGGGCCGAACTACAAGCGCTCAAAGCACAGGTTAATCCTCATTTTATGTTTAACACGCTGAACAATCTCTACGGTACTGCAATCACAGGTAATATGGACCGGACGGCCGCGGGTATTGAACAGTTGTCGTCGGTGATGCGACACATTACCGAAGCGTCGCAACAGGACGTAATTCTGATCGAACAGGAGCTTCGATTCGTGGAGGATACTGTTGAACTGCACCGAATGCGTGTTCCGCAAACAGAGTCGATTCAGATTCGGGCCGTTATGGACTGGGACGAAAAACCCGCTCAGATTGCCCCGTTGTTGCTGAACCCGCTGGTCGAAAATGCCTTCAAGTATGGCATCAGCATGCAGCGTCCGAGTTTTGTGGATATATCGATACGGGTAACCGACGGAACGCTGACCGGAACGATTCGCAACAGCATCGTATCGAGGACCCAGCTGGAAAAAGGAACGGGTACCGGCCTGAAAAACGTCCGGCAGCGCTTGGCCCTGGCCTATCCAAATCGTCATCTACTACGTATTGAGCAGACGAATGACGAGTTTATCGTTTATTTGACAATCAACCTGTAA
- the nadB gene encoding L-aspartate oxidase: MPHQFDFLVIGSGIAGLSYATKLATHFEALNQSVRIGVITKVQADETNTKYAQGGIAAVWAEDDSFEKHIEDTMIAGDFLSDRHVVEIVVNEGPERIRELIDYGTRFDKEHSGTDYDLAKEGGHSDFRILHFKDITGAEIERALLEKVQSQPSIEIFTHFYAVELITRHHLGETVHRYDTDNKCFGAYVLNTRTGEVEQFLARTTLLATGGIGNIYQNTTNPSIATGDGIAMAYRAKGIAKDMEFIQFHPTALYEPGKKPNFLISEAVRGFGGILRTKKGETFMENYDPRLSLAPRDIVARAIDSEMKKSGDSHVYLDVTHCDYERFVEHFPTITAYCRDHLGLDLRKDYIPVVPAQHYLCGGVRVNEWGQTNIQFLYTVGECSCTGLHGANRLASNSLLEAVVFGHRAYLKTIELLDQAVSIDTIPQWNDAGTTHPEELVLVTEMRKELEAIMSNYVGIVRSNRRLKRAMDRLELLYLEHEELYRQSKVSVPICELRNMIEVAYLVIKMAMARRENRGLHYSLDNVKP; encoded by the coding sequence ATGCCCCATCAATTTGATTTCCTTGTTATTGGCTCCGGCATTGCGGGCCTGAGTTACGCCACCAAGCTGGCGACTCATTTCGAAGCTTTAAACCAGTCGGTTCGTATTGGGGTCATCACGAAAGTGCAGGCCGACGAGACCAACACGAAATACGCCCAGGGCGGCATTGCGGCCGTCTGGGCGGAGGACGATTCGTTTGAGAAGCATATCGAAGACACGATGATTGCCGGTGATTTTCTTAGCGATCGGCACGTTGTCGAGATCGTGGTCAACGAGGGGCCGGAGCGTATTCGGGAACTGATCGACTATGGTACGCGCTTCGACAAGGAACATAGCGGCACGGACTACGATCTGGCGAAGGAAGGGGGACATTCCGATTTTCGAATCCTGCATTTCAAGGACATCACCGGTGCCGAGATTGAGCGGGCACTACTGGAGAAGGTGCAATCGCAGCCGTCGATTGAGATTTTCACGCATTTCTACGCCGTCGAACTGATCACCCGCCATCATCTGGGCGAAACAGTACATCGCTACGACACGGACAACAAATGCTTTGGGGCTTACGTATTGAACACTCGGACGGGCGAAGTCGAGCAGTTTCTGGCACGAACGACCTTACTGGCAACCGGCGGCATTGGTAACATCTACCAGAATACGACGAATCCGAGCATTGCGACTGGCGATGGTATTGCCATGGCGTACCGGGCCAAGGGAATTGCCAAGGATATGGAGTTTATTCAGTTTCACCCAACGGCTCTGTATGAACCAGGTAAGAAACCAAACTTCCTGATCTCCGAAGCCGTGCGCGGCTTCGGCGGTATTCTCCGGACAAAAAAAGGTGAGACGTTCATGGAGAATTACGACCCCCGTCTATCACTGGCTCCCCGCGACATTGTTGCCCGGGCAATTGACTCCGAGATGAAGAAATCCGGAGATTCGCACGTATATCTGGACGTAACGCACTGCGACTACGAACGCTTTGTCGAGCATTTCCCAACCATCACGGCCTATTGTCGTGATCATTTGGGACTAGACCTGCGGAAAGATTATATCCCCGTCGTCCCCGCCCAGCACTATCTTTGCGGTGGTGTCAGGGTTAACGAGTGGGGGCAGACGAATATTCAGTTTCTATACACCGTTGGCGAATGTTCCTGCACCGGACTTCACGGCGCCAACCGACTTGCCAGTAATTCGCTGCTCGAAGCCGTCGTTTTTGGTCACCGCGCTTATTTAAAGACCATCGAATTGCTTGACCAGGCTGTTTCGATCGACACGATCCCTCAATGGAATGACGCGGGTACTACGCACCCCGAAGAACTGGTGCTGGTGACTGAAATGCGGAAAGAGTTGGAAGCCATCATGTCCAACTACGTCGGTATCGTCCGCTCGAACCGGCGTCTGAAACGGGCGATGGACCGGCTCGAACTGCTCTATCTAGAACACGAAGAACTGTACCGGCAGTCGAAAGTATCGGTGCCGATCTGTGAACTCCGGAATATGATCGAAGTGGCTTATCTCGTCATCAAGATGGCGATGGCCCGGCGCGAAAACCGGGGATTACACTACAGCCTGGATAACGTAAAGCCATGA
- a CDS encoding LytR/AlgR family response regulator transcription factor translates to MPATLRCVAIDDEPIALEVIKSHASKVPFLELKKTFVNAIEALTYLKTEPIDLIFLDINMPDLTGLDFAQVVGTKSLVIFTTAYPEYALQGFELSALDYLLKPIAFGRFMQAANKAYERLSGDSKKSPYVFVKDGYDWVRINLDELQYVESEGNYLTFQETGKKALTRMTISEAAEMLPNDQFMRVHKSYIVALNRIEKIERHQLTIGKVQVPLSGSYRDELLERVK, encoded by the coding sequence ATGCCTGCTACGTTACGCTGTGTTGCTATTGATGACGAACCGATCGCGTTGGAGGTGATCAAGTCTCACGCCAGTAAAGTACCGTTTCTGGAGTTGAAGAAGACGTTTGTCAACGCCATCGAAGCGCTGACTTACCTGAAAACAGAACCCATCGACCTGATTTTTCTGGACATCAACATGCCTGATCTGACCGGGCTGGATTTCGCGCAGGTGGTGGGTACTAAATCACTGGTTATTTTTACAACGGCCTATCCGGAATATGCGTTGCAGGGCTTTGAGCTCAGCGCGCTGGATTACCTCTTAAAGCCCATAGCCTTCGGCCGGTTCATGCAGGCGGCTAACAAAGCCTACGAAAGACTGTCGGGTGATTCAAAGAAATCACCGTACGTGTTCGTGAAAGACGGGTACGACTGGGTGCGAATCAACCTGGACGAACTGCAATACGTCGAATCGGAGGGAAATTATCTGACGTTCCAGGAAACGGGTAAAAAAGCACTGACCCGGATGACCATCAGCGAAGCCGCCGAGATGCTCCCGAATGACCAGTTCATGCGCGTTCACAAATCCTACATCGTGGCGCTTAACCGGATCGAAAAGATCGAGCGGCACCAGCTGACCATTGGGAAGGTGCAGGTGCCGCTGAGCGGGTCCTACCGTGATGAGTTGCTAGAGCGGGTGAAGTAA
- the nadA gene encoding quinolinate synthase NadA encodes MEALLEEVQRVGYVNKPVDDTIDLVAEIKRLKKEKNAVILAHYYVDGEIQDIADYIGDSLGLSQQAAATPADMIVFCGVHFMGETAKILSPEKKVVIPDLNAGCSLADSAPADKFAAFKAQYPDHIVLSYINCSAEIKALSDIIVTSSNALQIVESLPKDQKIIFAPDANLGRFVARKTGRDMVLWDGACIVHIDISLEKLTKLRHDYPDAKFIAHPECQEHILSQADYIGSTTALLKYVVDSPEQTFIVGTEAGILHKMRQAVPHKKIIPAPASQNNTCACSECPYMKMNTMEKVYNAMLFEQPEITVPEDVRLKAYESVDRMLKLS; translated from the coding sequence ATGGAAGCCTTACTGGAAGAAGTACAACGAGTTGGTTATGTAAACAAGCCCGTTGACGATACTATAGATTTAGTAGCCGAAATTAAGCGGCTGAAAAAGGAGAAAAACGCGGTCATTCTGGCCCATTACTACGTTGACGGCGAAATCCAGGACATCGCCGATTATATTGGCGATAGCCTGGGTCTGTCGCAGCAGGCAGCCGCTACGCCGGCCGACATGATTGTTTTCTGCGGGGTTCACTTCATGGGTGAAACCGCTAAGATTCTGTCGCCGGAGAAAAAGGTTGTCATCCCCGATCTAAACGCGGGCTGCTCACTCGCTGATTCAGCCCCCGCCGATAAGTTTGCCGCGTTTAAGGCGCAGTATCCGGATCATATCGTCCTGTCCTACATTAACTGCTCGGCGGAGATCAAAGCGTTATCCGACATTATCGTTACGTCGTCCAACGCGCTGCAAATCGTCGAGAGTTTACCCAAGGATCAGAAAATCATCTTTGCCCCCGATGCGAACCTCGGCCGGTTTGTCGCCCGGAAAACGGGTCGTGATATGGTTCTTTGGGATGGGGCCTGTATTGTCCACATCGATATTTCGCTGGAGAAGCTAACCAAACTGCGGCACGATTACCCCGATGCCAAGTTTATTGCCCACCCTGAGTGTCAGGAGCATATTCTGAGCCAGGCCGATTACATCGGTTCCACGACGGCTTTACTGAAATACGTAGTGGACAGCCCGGAGCAGACGTTCATTGTGGGTACGGAAGCGGGCATTCTGCACAAGATGCGCCAGGCCGTTCCGCACAAAAAGATCATTCCGGCCCCGGCGAGCCAGAACAACACCTGCGCCTGCTCGGAATGTCCCTACATGAAGATGAACACAATGGAGAAGGTATACAACGCTATGCTTTTCGAACAGCCCGAGATTACCGTACCCGAGGATGTTCGACTGAAAGCGTACGAGTCAGTCGACCGAATGCTGAAATTGAGCTAA
- a CDS encoding DUF5615 family PIN-like protein produces MQKLDDLVFVADENFDFSVVRLLRNKGFSVLAIAESFPSIPDTQVLQIAFDRKAVLLTEDKDFGELVHRLRMPHCGILLVRLLKMTSTEKSQRISESITSVGQELINSFSVLTNEHLRIRPAQPK; encoded by the coding sequence ATGCAAAAGCTGGATGACCTTGTCTTTGTCGCCGATGAAAACTTTGATTTCAGTGTAGTTAGGCTACTTAGAAACAAAGGTTTCTCTGTTTTAGCTATCGCAGAGTCGTTTCCTAGCATTCCGGATACCCAAGTCTTACAAATTGCATTTGACCGGAAAGCGGTTTTACTAACAGAAGATAAAGACTTTGGCGAGTTAGTACACCGACTGAGAATGCCCCATTGTGGAATTTTATTAGTTCGATTACTTAAGATGACTAGTACCGAAAAGTCGCAACGGATAAGCGAGAGTATCACTTCTGTTGGCCAGGAATTGATCAATAGCTTTTCGGTGCTAACAAATGAGCACCTTCGGATCAGACCTGCTCAGCCAAAATGA